The Homalodisca vitripennis isolate AUS2020 chromosome 7, UT_GWSS_2.1, whole genome shotgun sequence DNA segment ttatttctttttaaagtttatataaggagatatcctttgttaactttaccaaagaaaattcatgtaaatgtagacttcattaaaattttgacGACCTATTATTTTGGAAAGGATAGCGATATCTGATTTTCACCATTCTATAAGTTTGTTTATGCTCTTCACAACGAGGGATCACTTCAGAGggatttacatttgaaattttttagttaCCCCCAAAGTCCTGAATTTTTGGGAGACATACATAttaaaaatcatcaaatgaaACTTTCATCCAGATCCACATAGAACCACTACCcgaaggatatctccttatataaactttagaaacaaATAGAGGgggtcctgactttttattcGCTCTGAATACTCTGCTCTACTCATCCAAGAGTGAATGATCTCTTGTAAACCTAGATTAAATTATGTTGTTTCCTTCCAAATTGCCATTTCATTTAGTTTATGAAGATGTTATTCATTTCAGAATTTTTACTTGCAGGTGCAGAATGGAGTGGTTACCCCTAGAGATGGTGCGGTTGATTGCTGAGAATTTGACAGCCAAGGATTTATCAGCGTGCATTGCCGTCAGTGTCAGCTGGAGAAACATCTTCAACCAGGACAGTCTGTGGAAGCCACACTGTAACATAAGTATTGCTGATTATCTGGAGACTGCGGAGTGTCAAGTGCAGCCAGGATTCGTATCCCCAGTCATGGAGAACAAAACGTTAAGTCCAATCTGTCACTGGAGAATGTGCTTCATGCGTGAGAACCACCTGTTCAAGAACTGGAGAGAGATTAGATACGTAGTAAATAAAGTAGATATTAAGTGCTCTTCCACCtttttttatacgtttatttcTCATGATTATGTCATAGAGTTTACTAGTACGAGAGCGATGTTGTGGGATGTGAGAAACAATCCTGTTTACTTAAGAGATCCTTTTTGTTTACCGTTTGACTTTATCGTGAATTGGTGTGGGATGATCAGTGATAACATTTTTTGTGTTGTCCAAGGTCGGTGTGTGCAAGTGTACCACTTCAACACTATTTTTGATGATAAGTGGGATCTAAAGCATATGTTCTTTGTCAACGAAGATGAGATGCTGTCACGTAGTGACAGTGAGATGAGCAGACTTTGGTTACTTCTGAGGCACATGTTGATTATAGGAAATATTTTAGTGGGTTGTGACGACGAAGATGGGGATAGGGGCGTCTTACATGTCTGGAATATTGAAGAGGGAAAGAAATTAAGAAGAATCGATTGTACAATGATATCTGACTCGCACACCAAGATACACAGATTAGTCAAATCTGAAAAGTTGTCATTAGATTTTGTAATAATTCTTGAAACGGAATTAATTCAACAAATTAGATACTCTTTAAAAGGGTATAGTCTAAAAGAGTTAGACTTTTCCAAGTTCAATGCAAGCCATGACATGTCATTATACTTGACTGAGGGTAGTTTTGATTGTGTTTTACAAGACAGATTCGTTGCCATCACTTTCTGTGGTTTCATatatgtgtacaattatttaacatCACAGTTGGTTGCTACATCCGCACCAACTCACTCATTGTCTGCTCattataatttcaatgttttttcaATTGGTGATAGAATTTTGTTCAGTGAAGACCGAAAGTTAAATAtgattttcaatacaaatacatTACTAATTACATCATTAATAGTGAATAATGAACCTGAGGaatgtgtttttgtaaaatcACTAAGCAGCAACCTTTTTATTACTCGAAATGGGATGAAATTTAGTTTATGGGAAATGGGAAGACATATAAGGTTTGACAGTGTAACATGTTTGAACTCTTTAGCACTTTTTCctaattgtttttcttattttgaggTCAATAAGTCCTGTACTAAGTTAGCTCTTAATGatttttctaaaaactatttcataattgCTAGTTTTTGGTAATCCAAAACTTAGACACAGCTTATTGTGTCACAAAATGTAGCTTTATCATACAAACGAGAAATCAGTGTACTTTGTTCAAAATTGTGTTTAGCTACCAAAAATAgtaggaattattttataatatttagttaataattgtGTGAAGCCAATAAACTGACTTTTCAACATacaacatttatgtttatttgatttatccATTCACTTAGGTATATAATGAAGAGGTATTTCGATGATAAAcataatgtatttgttttaacattgttaCATCAATTAgtcattttgaaatgttattaatctTGTGTTATTCGTATTATAGAATTGAACATGCTTAGCCTCACCAAGTTCTCTGCATGATGTTTACTAAATTTAAGGGTTGTGTTAGCTAAGGAGTAAAGTTTATTAGTATACGACAATCAGATAATAAATATGGTAAGAGTTGAACTATAAATCCTATGATATATGGTTATACAGAATATGGTCTTCTTTTAACCTGTatagttataaatacaaaattattggctgagcgttagctaaactTTTGGAAAACTTTTTCATATGTCATATCTGCATGATATCTTTAGACCTAGTTGAGCTTGAAATTTGGCACAAAGcataatttctatataggcaacttCCAGTTGTAAAGCATATTCCAGTAGTGCATATTCCCCCATAGATTTAGCTGAAAATTAGTGAAACCTGTTTCTAAAGATATTTTGAGAACAGattgatctatagacttgaaatgctATAGAAAAAGTCCTTTTCACGTACGTAAAATGGAGCTGATGATGGTGCGGGCCCCTTTTTGGGCCTTTGCTGAGTGTTAATGAAGCGTAATTGGCCGCAGGAAATCTAGAGAATGATTTGATCTTTAAATTTAGCCATCTATCACTTGGTGTTagaaagatttttgttatatCCGTTGTTTATCTTCTGACAGATAtctcaaaatcaaattaaactatGCGCAAGAAAATTCATTTGTACATAGGTAACACATAGATAGTTTGATGATGGTGATGTCCCTCATTTTAATTGTGTGATATTCAATGAAGCCTTCCATTCAGAGTGCTGAAAGAGATTTTGTTCTGTCTGTCCGCAAATCTCGAGAAAAAATTGAGCTATAGACCTACAACTTTCACTTCTACATAGGAAAGATGGATTTTGATTGTGATGCATATCCTTTCCTGTGATTTGGTTTCCTGATAACAAAGCCTATCATACAGGGTGATTACAAGAACAAATTaaacaatagattttaaattttagatcgTAGCTGAAATCCAATAGCAGACTCacctttcaattttaaatttccgacaagaaaggtccagtcacattttgtcgtatctctaatggttaagccacaaaaggccctcaaattcaaaactttggttaaataaaaaaaattaaactacggTCTACTTTTCACTTCCTGGCAAACCAAATTTACATGTCTCCTAATTTTGCTAACGCACaacttaatttttctacaaaatcgattaattatttttacataccatacatcatttggctgagcgtcagcgaagcattACGAATCTCACAATTCTCAAGAACGGATACAGTTGTAAACACAAAACTTGGAAATCTCATGTCCTAATTCAATATAACCTAATTCCTCTTATCCCCAAACTTGCCAATACCTGAAATGGGGCCTGGGGGCATTGCCCCCAGTGAGCCGAACAAGTAAATATATGCATACAAGTCTCAGAAACCTAATTTGAAGTGTCAACTTTTGTCTGTTTAGATTCATTTTCTATCTAaggtatttcaagtgccatacTTGAGTTTTGACTTGTGTCCCAATCAAGAAATATATACCAACAGAAACGAACTTTGATTAAAAAGCGTTCTTCTTGGctcctttaatttattttctgtctatGATTTTTCAAGTGCCATTGTGATGGTTTGCTATTTTGTtccaataatgaaaatatataacatacgCACAATTGAAAAGTTACTATGGTACAAAAATATCAGGTACAACCTATTAAATTCACTTCCACTCTAATTTATTCTGCAGTTGAGtttgttgcactgaccaagaaaataaacatatatgtggGTTTTGGAATCTAACTTAAAGTTCTTTTCTCTTCtttctttgattaaaatattgatgtattataCCTAGGAAACTGTCCTAGTTCATAACGAAGCCGGCAGTGAAAACCGTATCAAAAGTCGTTgagtagttttgaaaatattgatgcaCAAACAGTCTAACACAAAAGGGGACTTCAATTTATGCTACGTATTGATGATGTTAACACTTTGGCTATCAATGTCTGATAATGTGAGAGTCATCATTCAACACTACTTCTGTACCCTTCAATATTCGACTTGTTACTACAATTTTCTTATACCAttacactgttattatttatctatatttaaggAGAGGGGTTGCACCCGTGTTaagtttttaagtgtttaaacTCTGTAGTATTATCATGAAAGAAACATTAGCAGCTTGAGAACTCGTCATCTCTTCTCATATATTTCTTCACAAGACCTTGACACTGTTAGTCTTTTtctcactttgttttcaaaataattctaatttagtTGTAGTTTGCACCCAATTGGGCAGTATTTTCCTGatgcaaacatttaaatttataaatgcaattaCTCACCTATTATAAATTCAAGTTACATTTTGCTTGTTGTTCTTTTACAGgttggccaaattattagactagaacCAGTTTTCAggggaaattattttattaaatcatttttaaatgtatatgtacaTCAAATTGTAGcctataactaatattttgtgtgCATACCCTTGTTCTTTATCAACATTTTAAGTCTTTTTTGCATGCTGTGGACTAAAGTTTTACGGTTCTCTTTGATTTCTTCATCGTGGTGCCACACTTTAATTAAAAGTTCAATCAGCCCTTGATGTGTGATTACTTTCTCCTTTAGCATTGTTTTCTTGACAATTGACCACAAATTTTCCATTTGATTTATGTTAGGACTAATAGCTGGCCAAGGAAGCACATTAATGTCTGATTCACTGTGAAATCTTGTTACTGTCTTGGTCTTATGGCATGGAGCACCATCATGCATAAAAATAAACTCCCCATTTGGAAACCATTCTTGAGCCTGTGGAATTAGCCTTCTTTGTAGCACATTCAAGTATTGATTTTGCCTTA contains these protein-coding regions:
- the LOC124365829 gene encoding uncharacterized protein LOC124365829 isoform X1, whose translation is MCSNKTYVTERTMCRMEWLPLEMVRLIAENLTAKDLSACIAVSVSWRNIFNQDSLWKPHCNISIADYLETAECQVQPGFVSPVMENKTLSPICHWRMCFMRENHLFKNWREIRYVVNKVDIKCSSTFFYTFISHDYVIEFTSTRAMLWDVRNNPVYLRDPFCLPFDFIVNWCGMISDNIFCVVQGRCVQVYHFNTIFDDKWDLKHMFFVNEDEMLSRSDSEMSRLWLLLRHMLIIGNILVGCDDEDGDRGVLHVWNIEEGKKLRRIDCTMISDSHTKIHRLVKSEKLSLDFVIILETELIQQIRYSLKGYSLKELDFSKFNASHDMSLYLTEGSFDCVLQDRFVAITFCGFIYVYNYLTSQLVATSAPTHSLSAHYNFNVFSIGDRILFSEDRKLNMIFNTNTLLITSLIVNNEPEECVFVKSLSSNLFITRNGMKFSLWEMGRHIRFDSVTCLNSLALFPNCFSYFEVNKSCTKLALNDFSKNYFIIASFW
- the LOC124365829 gene encoding uncharacterized protein LOC124365829 isoform X2, coding for MEWLPLEMVRLIAENLTAKDLSACIAVSVSWRNIFNQDSLWKPHCNISIADYLETAECQVQPGFVSPVMENKTLSPICHWRMCFMRENHLFKNWREIRYVVNKVDIKCSSTFFYTFISHDYVIEFTSTRAMLWDVRNNPVYLRDPFCLPFDFIVNWCGMISDNIFCVVQGRCVQVYHFNTIFDDKWDLKHMFFVNEDEMLSRSDSEMSRLWLLLRHMLIIGNILVGCDDEDGDRGVLHVWNIEEGKKLRRIDCTMISDSHTKIHRLVKSEKLSLDFVIILETELIQQIRYSLKGYSLKELDFSKFNASHDMSLYLTEGSFDCVLQDRFVAITFCGFIYVYNYLTSQLVATSAPTHSLSAHYNFNVFSIGDRILFSEDRKLNMIFNTNTLLITSLIVNNEPEECVFVKSLSSNLFITRNGMKFSLWEMGRHIRFDSVTCLNSLALFPNCFSYFEVNKSCTKLALNDFSKNYFIIASFW